One Danio aesculapii chromosome 13, fDanAes4.1, whole genome shotgun sequence DNA window includes the following coding sequences:
- the zgc:171579 gene encoding G-protein coupled receptor 4: protein MESHINISVLTSVPATVGNACGIDFSQDGIFLPVLYGIFFIIGTPLNLLALFGLYKLIQSENVLPVYVINLLISDLIQLLTLPLWMDYYAKGHNWRFGPRSCQFMGLFFYISIYAGIFFMCIIALERHLAIARPLSFKHLRNLRFARWIAISIWVLIAVPPAIAFDKLFPKQENYTLCIEKYPSEGSFITYRLITLLVSFIIPLSFIVGLHRKTVRSLMAINSLLSEEKRSIRGLLTLLVAVFVTVLGPYHFIGCVKYVGLLIHSSKCVWEKAVFVPYQLGRGFLSLNSLLDPVFYIFLRRDFRAAAGNYLPCLRRVRTRSYRTEKPTSSTQDCD from the coding sequence ATGGAGAGTCACATCAATATTAGCGTTCTCACCAGTGTCCCTGCTACTGTGGGAAATGCTTGCGGAATCGACTTCAGTCAAGACGGAATATTCCTTCCCGTCCTGTATGGAATCTTCTTCATCATCGGCACCCCTTTAAATCTGCTGGCGCTCTTTGGACTCTACAAACTAATCCAATCAGAGAACGTTCTACCCGTGTACGTTATTAACCTGCTAATCTCGGATCTAATTCAACTCCTGACTTTACCTTTATGGATGGATTATTACGCCAAAGGACATAACTGGCGCTTTGGACCCCGTAGTTGTCAGTTCATGGGCTTGTTTTTCTACATCAGCATTTACGCGGGCATCTTCTTCATGTGCATTATTGCTCTAGAGCGTCACCTGGCCATCGCCAGACCTCTCAGCTTCAAGCATCTCCGCAACTTGAGGTTTGCTCGTTGGATCGCTATCTCCATTTGGGTTCTAATTGCAGTACCACCTGCCATCGCGTTCGACAAGCTCTTCCCCAAGCAGGAAAATTACACTCTTTGTATTGAAAAGTATCCCTCAGAGGGCAGTTTTATCACCTACCGGCTGATTACTCTGCTTGTGTCCTTCATCATACCCCTGAGCTTCATTGTCGGTCTCCACAGAAAGACGGTCCGCTCGCTGATGGCAATCAACTCGCTTTTATCCGAGGAGAAGAGGAGCATCAGGGGTCTGCTCACTCTTCTGGTGGCCGTATTTGTCACGGTTCTGGGGCCCTATCATTTCATCGGCTGTGTGAAGTATGTCGGACTGCTGATACACAGCAGCAAGTGCGTTTGGGAGAAAGCAGTGTTTGTGCCCTATCAGTTAGGACGAGGCTTTCTGAGCCTTAACAGCTTGCTGGATCCTGTGTTTTACATCTTCCTCCGCAGAGACTTCCGTGCCGCCGCTGGGAACTACTTGCCCTGCCTAAGGAGAGTGAGAACTAGATCATATCGGACAGAGAAGCCGACAAGTTCTACTCAAGACTGTGATTAA